In Megalops cyprinoides isolate fMegCyp1 chromosome 12, fMegCyp1.pri, whole genome shotgun sequence, the sequence agatttttttttgttatggtCTCTCCACTAGGGGAGGGAGGCAGCATTCCAAAACTTATAGAGGAACCCCACAGTCAAAAGAGTTCAGCAGGAGTGTAAATGATCTgcaacattttataaataaacattgtgttatatatatattggaaCAGAATGCAGCGATACCTTTTAGCTGCACaagaaatgttctgttttattgctcatttatatttagtgaggcagttAGCAAATCGGTTCATTACACCCCTGTTGTTTTACATGCCAGATTGCAACCCCCAGAGCATTGGGTAGACTTGCCAGTTTTATTGTTTCTCAAAAGTCCTTTAGGATTTGAATGCAATGAATGTATGTACATTCAAGATTTATATTGGTATGCAAACTGTGTCTGCAGCTGGCTTCTCATGTTTGCTGGCTAGCATTCCATCATTAATGTACCCTGGAGAACAAGGTGTTGTCAGAAAAATGAATATCATACATAAGTTATTTCAGTTATGTTACCATGTCAGTGTTGCAGAGGAGTTTGCTAGGACGGTGGAATCATTTCAGTGATCCCAATCGATTGACATGCATCTGGAatttaaaagaaggaaaaccACACTTTGAAGACTGTAGCGTATAGATTATCATAGCGATGCTGTTGCTGATAGGTCAAAATAATGCTATTAATACAACAAAGCTAATTATTGTTCTgataatttgaatttatttttttatcagttcATTGAATGTGCTGCCTATGGAGAAAATGAACATACTGAAATTTAGGCCACAGGAAACTCAAAAAAGATAAAGGTGCAGCCTTGATATTCAAAGGAGATGATTTTAATGGGGCTATGTCTTACAAAGCTTATAACGTTGATTTTGAATACAATCAAATTAAGATTATAAGcattgtgtgtggtgtgtggtgtgtggtgtgtggtgtgtggtgtgtggtgtgtggtgtgtgtgtgtgtgtgtgtgtgtgtgtgtgtgtgtgtgtgtgtgtgtgtgtgtgaaaacctTTTGACCTTAGGttcacctctgtgtgtgtgtttttcagctgtaaAGATGGTGTGTTCCGGAGGTACCAAGGAGCACGGACTAAGGATGACTTCCTGAGTTTCATTGATGAGAAGAAGTGGCAGGACATTGAACCTGTGTCATCCTGGTTTGGGCCATCCTCCTTCCTGTGAGTGCtggaatttgtgtgtgtgtgcgcatctggtctgtgtgtgtgcacatcaggtctgtgtgagcatgtgtttgcagatatatgtgtgtgtatgtgtgcatgcgtgcatgcatattcaggtgtgtgcgcgcatactgtgtgtgtgtgtgtgtgtgtgcgtgcgtgtgtgtgcgtgcgtgcgtgtgtgtgttggcctccacttcctgttgtcACTCTCTCAGCGCTTCTCTAATCTCATCACTTTTGCACCACCACTCTTAGCTACAGCAGGGGCTGCTTCTGGACACATCCAGCCTCTTTGTTCTTGTAGCCCTCTTGACTGATACAGCTAAAACCACCTTCCCCCGGGGGTGTCCTGTTCCCTCTGAGTTCCGCTCTTTTCTAAGGCTGGTATTTAACGTTGCTGGTTGTTGTCTTGCAGAATGAACACCATGTCGGCCCTCTTCAAGCTCTCCATGTTTATACGGGTATAATAATCTGCTTTTCTTCAGTTTTGCACCCTCTGCTAATTATATATGCCTTCCATTTATGTTCCCTGGGAATTATGTAAACAAAGCAAGATTGGTCTTTGAAAATAGGTTTAATGAACTTGGGCATGTTAGAATATGTAATtgatctttaaaaataaaattgatccACAAAAATAGAATGGGACTGTGATCAGGTTTTTAttgaataatttatattattgtttgaCCTACCATCATTATGTGCCAAAAATGAAAGCTGGAGGGACAAGTCTCCCACGCTGTATGAGGGGCTGCAGTGAAGGGTATTATATTAGATTCTTGGCTGGACGATTGCTGAATCAGATCCTGTGGGACTGTCTGCTATTGTGTTTATGAGCAAGATCATGCTTAGCAAATACATCATGTGAAATGTACTCTGTTCTTCAACAGCACTGCCACAACTACCTCACTGAGCAGATGGGTATCCCAGTGTGGGGGTCGTACGCCATCTTCGCCCTGGCCACACTTTTCTCTGGCCTGGCCTTAGGACTGGTGAGTTCATGTCACCTTGACTACTGCTTTGAACCATGGAAAGAGTAGAATTAAGCTAGCTTAGTTATGTAATGATGTCTTCAATATCAGCATGCTATGTTTTCTTTCTATTTAGCTTTTGCagttatttgtttaaataatacaGTGTCATCTGTTTGTGCGAGACTCGTTCTTTCCAGCACATGGACAATTGAAATGTGTTGTGCTAGCCGCATTGTTGTGTGGAGGCCCTGCAGAGTCAGTCTAATATTCTGTCATTTACTCTTCAGGTCCTGGTGTTTATTGCAGACTGCGTCTTTCCATCCAGAAGATTTGCCTCACCAAACTACTACCATAGTAAGTTTAcaaagtataaaatgtaaagaaaatgacCACATATGAGTgctatatatatacaaaatttaGCTCTGTATTTGTCCTTTGCATATGGTGCTTTGTGACTCTTTGCTTTGAGTATTTAATACTGATTTTCAGAGGAATGGGCCTTGAGGCAGTGAATATTTTGTGCAATGTCAATATTGCAATACACAGAAACAGGCTCTGGAGCTGAAAACGTGTGTAACTCTTGCAGAGAAACATACCCCGGAGCAGGTCCGGCTCATGAAGCAGCTGGAGGATGAACACGAGGCAGACGCGGAAgatgatgaggaagaagaggaagaggagagagagcgagaggagatGTGGGCGAGAGGGGTGCCAGAGGGGCGACTGGAGCAGAGGATGGATGACTACCCGGAGGAACCGGTGCGAAGGAGGGTTGTAGGTACAtgcgaggaggaggaagacaccTAGGGGCGGGGAGGGGAACTGCAGGTGCGTCACAACAGCGTGGACAAGCGGAGGAGCCTGGAACTGCAGCAGAGTTGACAACGCGGAGATGACGTGGCTGGCTGGCCATgctttctgtcttctctctcaaCCCCAGAAGGAGCGTGCCAGACTCCATTTAGAATCTCATTCTCATGACTGCACACTCTCTCTTAGGAGAAGACAGCTGTATTCATAATgaaagtttgcttttttttcctggggagGGGTTTGCATTTAGTAATGATGTGCAGTAGAATTTTGCAATTCTTTGTATGATTCTTTTATTATATCTCCTTTATATTAATCCTTGATCACTGACTAGGGGCAGCTTGTGTTGAGGCGTCCtccaaaaaaaaggatttttgtGGCTCGTTTGTGTTctggcttttttatgtatttatattttttctcatttttttctttctttctactGTCACTTAGAAATCCCATTATTCTTGCATCAATGGGCTGGACCTTCAGACACATCACACTCAGTTACTCTGTCTTTTTCCACTGCTttgttgctgctgcttctgGTGCCACCCATACACCCATAGAAGTGGTTACTACCCCTGCAAGTCCGATTGAGAGTAATGAGAGAAATTACCTGTTGGCCTACAGTGCCGGGGGGTGAAAAATgttatacaaatgaaatgtgtggcTACAAAAGCAAG encodes:
- the tmx1 gene encoding thioredoxin-related transmembrane protein 1, which encodes MAPLTVCRIRAAATPWRSALQFLFCTVVLTACLTSQTVLAKKNHLRVITDGNWEEILQGEWMIEFFAPWCPACQQLQPVWNEFAEWGEDMGVNIAKVDVTEQPGLSGRFIITALPTIYHCKDGVFRRYQGARTKDDFLSFIDEKKWQDIEPVSSWFGPSSFLMNTMSALFKLSMFIRHCHNYLTEQMGIPVWGSYAIFALATLFSGLALGLVLVFIADCVFPSRRFASPNYYHKKHTPEQVRLMKQLEDEHEADAEDDEEEEEEEREREEMWARGVPEGRLEQRMDDYPEEPVRRRVVGTCEEEEDT